Part of the Augochlora pura isolate Apur16 chromosome 10, APUR_v2.2.1, whole genome shotgun sequence genome, GTTCTATtcctatataatattattcctatacaatagaacattttaccatataactatattttttattttgcaatttgaCAAATCTTACCCAACGAGATGATAACATTTTATAGTAGTTCGTGCAGATCACACTGTCTTTAACGTGGCGCTAATGGACAATATAGATACAAGTCTATCACATGGCGCCGCCATCACTCGAGTGTGAAGTGTAAGCATCTGTAGGCAGCTCATGTATATAAATTGCTATATTTCATTGTGTTTATCCTATCAGGGAAATTTTGACGTTCGTTGCGTgctttgaatttaattaaattagccCGAATAACGTGTTCAACAAAACGATGCGTAAATGCTGCGTGTTGACGGTCGATTCTTCACCAACTCGAATggatttataagaatttacaaGAGCTGAACGGTAAACAAAAGTCATTGATCACATGCCACCCATTTTTCAATGCAGAACGGATTTTTCAGCTTAATTACTCCTTGTTATTGATTGCATGGCCTCacttgtatattttgttacataatttCAACCGTATCAATGCTTGAAAAAGTCATCATGCTTGGAAAGTAAACGAAGGTAATGTTCGCTATGTTATTTTGAGGTTAGGTTCTGCCCTTACTATCAATTGTTCTTTGTTATCAATAGGTATGCATATCAATGCGTTCATTCATGTACGTGACTTTGACGAATATACTTGAAACAGCAAATGATTTTGTTTtgatgaaatgatttttagtATTCGTAAGTCATCGATCttgtaataattctattgTACATctttatcaaagtttaaaattatcacATGATTTAATTCGGCATAAAAGAaggtttttatattatattttaagtgaaaTTCGATTCATGGAGAATGTAATCagtcattatttattatattttgtgcTCAAGCTaggtatttttcaaattatttattttcgaacggtTTCTAAAAAAAGAcgagaaaataatagtttaaaatCTGTAACAATCTTAATCGGTAGATTAGGAACTTGAattagaaatatgtaaatatttaaatagagatTAAAACGTTCTGCAGTCTATCAACTACAGATATCTTGAGTGCATTTTGTGAGTTATCGTAAAATGAGCTGTAAAAGAGATAATCTTCGTTCTTTGATACTCGTTTATCGTAACTCGATCTGTTTTAACGTCTCATTGTTAGACTAAATATCTTTCCTTTGTCGTCCCGCTTTTGTAACcccaataataattaatgtgcAATAGTGACGTAAAAATAGTTTCGGTAATTACGTGGTAATTATACACCTCACTGATTCCGctgatttttaaacatattgttagaatgaaattttcaagccatttatttctatatacgtatattaccGCCATTCGATCTTAGTTTCTAAGATaggttaacaaaaatattgttcagaATATTAAGTTTTACAACTATCTTTACTTTGCTCGAAATCGTTTTGATGAGGTActttttatgaataattacCATTATCTCAAATATTTGaactttttaaaacattttaaatcatacaatttttgaaacttAATTGACTTGATAGCATTAGTATTTTATGACAACACTATGTACCAAAAGACATCATATCTCGCACAACGTCTAATGGATCACTTTTGCTAATTCGATCCGCGTAGCATGCTTCCACCGACAACAACTCTTAtcagtttaatataaataatagtcaGCTTGGTCGTTGTAAAgatgaaatgtaaaaatgtactCACTAAAGCGAAAAACTAATTCAGGGATGCCTCTTCCTCAGTACAAAATTctcgcaataaaaaatatcgtatataatattaacgatgatataaaatgttattaataattatgtaatgatcgatattcttttaattaaataaaactgctTGAAACCAAACAATCGTTTCATTGGGACTTCCATAATGCACTGCGATGTACTTTTTATGTCGACGAACCTAACGTCTTCCTACTTTCATTTACGACTGATACTTTATTAATGTCATGGAAAGAATTTTCTATCGTGACGGCCATATTAGACAAAATTGAATACGATATATCCTACATAATAATTCAGATCATTAAGTGCGGTGGAAGTCGTTTCGTTTACCGTTTTTATTGGCTGCCTAACAGATTCCAAATTCTTGTTCAaccaaattttaatattttgtcacAATAAGCATTTGTGTAATAAGCAGACACAACAAAATTTTTTGTCAAGAACTGCATATCATAGAAtatacaagaaaataatagaaataatacgaatatgtaaaatgtaaaccTTGATGTTCAATACCACCTTGATAAGTATCCATTTCTGATGCTCTAAGCCCTAGCACATCGAACTTTTCTTgctttattttcaaacaaatgtTTTATCCAGAAAAAGTTTCAAAACCCGTTtcagttaaattattttgtcaaagcgtaaaattcttttcatttataatattcaaaaacaatTTAGTTAATACGTTCGCAGTGTTTTggtgtttttcattttttactcACTCATGCAATAGAACTGCTTATTCCATCAGAATTATGCTGCTAAAAGGTGTACTTCTTTGTCAATGATTGAAAcatcaatgaatttatttttcggtttttccTGATGCATCTAAATGCCGTGCCTCGATTATTTGAGATCGTGTAATAAAATCAGaaagaacattttaattaaaatcatttaagtttaattacataattatataattaaatgaatatttattaaacttttgaaaacaatgatatagatttttatttagttgttGTTTTGTTCCGTAGACATTTTTAGAATCTATTCGAATAACTGagattactataaaattcaaagcaTTTTAGTAATGTAGAACGTCTATTAAACCGGAATCGGATAATCGAGACTCTACTGTACTTAAAAGCAGATTCTATTCGTACAGAGCGTTCCATAATTATAAGTTATGATCAtctaatgaaaaacttacacTATTTTGTAATACTTCCAACTTAGTTCTTTCGAAAGCAAAActttaatggaaaaatgttttttcgtCTTTGTTTTACCTCGAAGTAGTTCAAAACCGCCCATTCCTACTAAAAGGCGAAGACTAAAGTGGCGGAAATGCGCCGTGCAGCAAAAAACTGCACCAAGCATCACGTTCTTAGAGAAATAAGTTACGTAAGGAGTGGGGTAGGCAATGCGTGCGCCGGCAGTCTCGTGGAGTGGCGTGGCGCATCTACCGTgtgaatattacaattttgaaCTACGAAGAGTCAGAAGTCCTACATCATGCCGCGATCGCAgttcagaattataatattctcatCATTTTGCATTATGCACATGTAGCAGCTGTTGATTGTCTTACATCGCGATTCGCGATCTATCGTTGCtgtagaaaaataacaatctACGTCGGTTGTATTGACCAATTGAAATGAAACCATATAAATGGAAGCATTTTTAACTAGAGTGGCAATTGCTATTTCCAGACTAACATTGGCAACATCAAAGGGTGAGGCAATAAGAGGATGGCTTCGGATGAGGTGCAAGCTATGGCGGAAGCTCGGCTTGGCGGATCCGTAAATTCTGAAAGAAGTTCGTACACCCAGACGGCTCGCAGTCCGGATTTCATTCTCAGAGAGGATATTATTGCGGGCGCGATGCAGAATGGAAGGATGTCGAAAGTCAGGCGTTCATTCTGCCTGTTCGTCACCTTCGACCTCTTGCTCGCCTTCCTCATGTGGCTCATTTGCACAATGGTATTGTCTCGTTTCTGAGAATACAAAAACACGATACTTTTCTCGGTGACATTCTATCCTCATACTTCTCAAAAATAGTTGCATATATAGGATTCTACGATAACATGTTCATGTATTTTGgcaaaattgaaatgttaaacCTGTACACTTGAATCGCTACTCTGGGGATTcacaattcaaaataaatttatttgtattcaaTAAATTGCTAATTAGAAACAGAATTTCACCGGAAACTGAAGGCAATGATGATGGTATACAAATCGTATCAATGTAGTGAAACGGACCCATCGAAACTTGAAGCACTTGTCTAGAATACGGATTATGAAAACaatacaattctataatttaaaacgcaagaggatattttatgtaataactTACAAAGAGCATATGAGAACTGAATGTTAATCCTGCAAAAGGCGATGTTTGAACTTCATAAATACTTTTGAGTTACCAACATGTATTGCGTTCTGCAGATTTGAAATCCCGCGGGACGGAACGCAACGCATTCTTGCCGCGGAACTTTAAATCGGCGGAGCATTGTACATTCTATTGTAtggtattatatacaaaagcatgttttatttgttcaagTATTTCAGATATTCGGTTTAAATCATCGGTTTTACTTACTTTACCCACTTTGTTCTGACTTATAACTGTTTACAGATTGCTGGCGAAAGTCTTGAGTCCGCGTTTATGAATCAAGTAGTTCATTATCACATAAAAACTTCATTGTTCGACATCGTTGTAAGTACCTGTACAAATGACCGTTTTATACTATGGGGACATAAGTCTCAGGAGTTTTACCTTTGCAGATGGCGGCGATCTGTAGGTTCGTAGTCTTGCTATTATTCTACGCGCTGCTTCATCTGAATCATTGGGTTTTCTTAGCTGTGAGTACTGTAGGTTCATTTGAGTCATTCGCTACGTTGGGTTttacatatacagggtgtttcgaaattattgtgaTTCCGAGAAATGAGAGGTTCcagaggtcatttgaagtaactttttccgaAAATCGAAAATGTAATCCGCGGATTTATTTACgggttattaacgaaaaatagtgGCCAATAAGAGACGAGCGCAGCTGGCGTGAGAGGCGGCCGCTTCAGTGAGCGAACGAAGCCCAGTTTCGCTGATTGGTTCAATCACCTCGTGCCTACTggtctcgcctctcattggtcactatatcaataacttgttaacgaaGTCGCGAATTGTATTTGCgctgaggaaaaagttgcttcaaatgatccCAGGAATCCCTCATTTTCCGATTACGtgtgacttttgggacatcctgtatataaCAGAAAAAGTGTAATGTTTCGCAGGAGTTTATGGATTACTTTgatattaaagacaaatatGTAACGCTTGTTATAGCTGACAACTGCCACTACGTGTGCTTTCTTAATCACCAAAGTGTTTCTTTTTGACGTAAGTGCCACACAGTATCGACCAcatccgaataaaatcgcTATTAACCAAAGATACTATTTCTAGTGGACGAAATGTACTCAGCCAGTATTCCAAGTCCTCCTCATTCTCTCATCTTTCGTGGTACCTTGGGCGGAAGCATGGTTCTTCGATATTCGCGTATTGCCACAAGAAATGCAGGCTAAAAATTGGTTTCGAAGTAATTATTGAGATATTTTGCTACtctattaacataattaaacaatCCTACTGAATCAACAGAATCTACAAATagtatagttattaaaatttttctttattatcagATTTCACAGACGATGAGAGGGAACCGTTATTGCGAGGTGGGGCCACGCAGGGAGCGAGACAGTTTCCCGCTAAAGAACCCATCGTTTTCTTTACTCCCATGAACACTCCCGATACCTCAGATAACGAGGATGATACCGATAGCGTAAAGGTAAGTAAAACATTCGTGAGTTCCGTCATCTCAGAAGTAATCTCGTTCGAATTGGCAGCAACTACACTACGTGATGAAAGCGAACGCACTTGGTGATGATTGTCAGTCTTTGCTGCTGTCGAAGGATTGgcaaatcgaaacgaaactgCCGAACGGCGATGAAATCTATTACATGGACCGTTCCAAACAGGAGAAACTGCGGAAAATAGTGGTAATTTACCAAATCCCAAATGTTTCTCCAAAATCTGCTGCACATCGATGTAATACTTTGTTTCTAGGGAATCATCGACACTCCCGCTTCCGTACTCACGGACTTATTATTCAATGAAGTCGACTTGACGCCAACGTGGAATAAACTGCTCAAGGAATGCACTAAAATCAAAGTAACGCTTTCCTGATCGCTCATTTCTCTTTACACTCTCATGCTCGGATTATTAGATTAGAAGTTTGTTagtagtttaaaaaaaatagcacTGTTTCCTTTATTTCGACGCTGAAGTACatcaaagtaaaaaaaaaatgcccacaatttcatgtaaaaatcGATTGTCCAAGTGGCAGGTCTTGGATTTGATGTAATAGTTTCTATTGCCGCGAAAGTAGTTTCTATTTCATAAAAGACTGCTGTTAATACAAACCCCAGTAACGAAAATATCGGCATTACGTCTGTTAATTCGTTTCTTTACTAGAGAACAAATGACTATTCGTTGTCTATGTGTTGATTAGAATATCGATGAGAACACGGACATTGTCTACCAAATAACGCATCCTCAAGCTGCCGGTATCATCGGCGTACGTGATTTTGTTATCTTGAGACATCGTCTTCAGTATGAAAACTGTCACATCATTTGCGGGAAGTCAGTATGCGATGATTCGCTACCGATTCGCAAGGGTGTCATCAGGTAATGTAATCTAGTTAttcaaaatatgaaacaaagaCTTTGTTAACCATTTATGAAGAATCACGTTCGAAATGTCTATAATCTTCGAATGTGTTATCAAGGGCGGAGAACAATCTGATTTGCTGTGCAGCGGAGAATCTGCCCAACGACAAAAATAGGTGTCAATTCACATGGATAATTGACACGAATTTAAAGGGCTGGATACCGCAGAAGGTCGTGGACACGTCGATGACGAATGCGTTGAAGATCTTCATGAAAGATGTGCGGCAATATGTTGCCGAGAGGGGCCCACCGTTCCCATCCACCTCAAAAATTTTATGATCGCTGCCTTACGCATCTATGTGATCTTAGAAATTTCAAGTTtttgaaacatattttcgaTGTGTCGAGAAAAATCCATATCCATCGTGCAACATCACAGCATTACGTTTTTTGCAAGCGTTCTACATTTTTGTACGTGTATATGAATGAACACTGTGTGTAGAACATCTCTGTAATATCTTCACATCGAACTAGCAAAAGACAATGGCAAGAGACCTTTTTTTATACGCTTATTATTCCATGAACAGGAATTATTACAATACGCGCAATGTATATAATGTGTATGTATAACTTCTTATTTTAGATCcaattatatatgtacattaaaTTCATACAGGTTTTTTAAACCATTCAATGAAGATGAACATACAGTTTCATTGAGCGATTTGGCCTTACCTCGTTAATGTCGCATCATGACGTCACGTGGTCGGAAATACGAACTACAAATGGATCCAGTGTGTGGTGGGGATAGAAATGAGACATTAACggggaaaataaaaacacaCATTTACGCATTTCATTCCTACACTGCAGTTAACTACGGTTTCTCTTATGTTCAATTCAAGACATTGTATGTTTAACttccattaaataattttggtgtACATACATGAACATAGAGATTATCAATAAGTCATTGactcttattaatatttggatATTCTTtagaacagaataatttctttaattttgtaattacaaaACGATATAGAACATTTCGTGTCCAgcgaaattcataaaaattggtTAACGTTGCTATGTTTTGCAATGAGTTGTTTCTGCATTAACTGCTTTCGATGAAGCTCTCAGTACATGAACGATACAAATTTGcaatatgtatttttcaaatagcTACGTTTAGTATTCTTTCCACGACTTCAACCAATTCCagtttttctcaaattttggTAACGCATCATCcaactaatttttttaactctgaaagaaataattcaaatcgttttattcaatttaaaattaattatttacgtcTCGAAGttgtcgaaatattaataaaagttgctatttattgttaacataaattgataaacatctagataatatataagaatttatctCGTTATCACATATTTATAGTGTCTTTTATATTGTAAGAATATCgtattatgtaaaaaaaatctGTTACATTctaagatttataaaatactttataaaagTGGATAGATAATTGTATGGGtaattcgataaaatgttCATATTATTGAActcaataaataaagtttgcTATATATGAATAATCATATACATATGCGTATAGTGCATGTATATGCTATATActtagtatacatataattaggagaaacatatgtatatttgcaTGTACGAATTGGTAgtgatttttttcattatttatcattatacctagtgcaattaaatttttgaaaatatgcatcaaaacgattattttattctgtagcGTCTTGCTTTACGATTTCTGATAGTTGCATAAGTAATGTTAGTTGCTGTTTCTCGATATACTATTCTATAAACCCGTGATAGGAATTATCAGCACACCCGTAATCGCCTCTTTCGGCTTGGAACGCGTCAGACGCGTGCGCTTGTTACTTTATACATGCGtgtgtgaatattatttagacGATCGTGAGTCAGCGACACGCACGACAGAAGTCAGGAGGCGTAGTCCTCGCGATCATTATGATACATGCCGATAATTCCGAGCTTTAGTGTAACCTAAACATTGATGCATGACTCCGTATTATATAACAAACCTATTTAATAAAGTAGTTGCACTAAAATTTGTATGCAGATGATTTCAGTGCACTACATATATTTAACGTGGaataagattattttaattactcatTCATCATTGCATTTGAATAATgacttttttacatttttaattaatttaaaatcatgggtataaacatttatgaaCTTCTAGttgtgttttatatttatgtgcgtctttattgtttttatagcAATTGAAAAACTTAATGAACAATATACTCAATTTCCCTCccagaaaataaagaaaatatgtatttataatagttatcaaacgaaatattcatcaatcattgtaatatacttaattttatatagttggcgtaaataaataacgattatACGTTATTGtatgatgataataaaattgtggaactatatattttcctAATGAACTTCATAAAGTTTTATTGCTATTagaaataaacttaataatcACTATTCGAAagtatataaacaaatactaataattaacttttgtaaaataattagttaatttttgataaagaAAATCTTCCAATATTGTCGTTCTCTGTATCGGCAATATGTCGGATCTCGTACACGCAGACGCATGCAATCGGTGCTGGTAATTAATAGCTGCTTGATTACCGTAATCAGACGCTCTAGCAATTACGACTGACACCCACCATATATAATGCAATGGTTAACAACAATTCAGCATTCCAGTTACAGGACGTTAGATCTAAAGTAGGCGTCGTTTGCTGAATAAAtcatctattaaaaaattgattactcCAGCAGTTAATAGATATCTATTGCTGCGATAGTGCATCTAGTATTCATACATGAACATGCAGTATTAATGTACGTGTTAACGTAGGTCGCACGACGCGACGGATTAATTCGTCTCAATTTCCGGCGGGATTCCCAGCACGTATTTGCTACACCTTGCGCTACGAATTGCAGCCAACCTGTGCGTATTGTTCCCGCAAATGTAGCATCTCATATGTACACTATGTATTCTGATATGTGACGTTCAGATAGAATCAGCTCTGAGCGCCAACACAATTCGATCGGCCAATCGATTTGCCGTTAACAGTTCTACATTTAGAAGTCAAAACGCCACATGTTCGAAAATATGTTGAATTcatttcttaaccccttgcactataataacgagtcagacacgtgataaagatttcatgcaacatctgccaaatatgaatattattcgtttcttctaaatcaaaatcgaattgaatttttttgttattaaagcCTAGAAACTGTAgtgaataaagacaatacaagaaacaaatattatctagccctattattaataatattaaggacaaataagtgctaatcaccgcagcgtgaaaggagccgtagtgcaaggggttaatactaATTTGTTCTTCGTAGAGCTTTTCTTCAAATTGGTGAACTTTTCTAATTTTGTCAGTAAAT contains:
- the Start1 gene encoding steroidogenic acute regulatory protein-like; protein product: MASDEVQAMAEARLGGSVNSERSSYTQTARSPDFILREDIIAGAMQNGRMSKVRRSFCLFVTFDLLLAFLMWLICTMIAGESLESAFMNQVVHYHIKTSLFDIVMAAICRFVVLLLFYALLHLNHWVFLALTTATTCAFLITKVFLFDWTKCTQPVFQVLLILSSFVVPWAEAWFFDIRVLPQEMQAKNWFRNFTDDEREPLLRGGATQGARQFPAKEPIVFFTPMNTPDTSDNEDDTDSVKQLHYVMKANALGDDCQSLLLSKDWQIETKLPNGDEIYYMDRSKQEKLRKIVGIIDTPASVLTDLLFNEVDLTPTWNKLLKECTKIKNIDENTDIVYQITHPQAAGIIGVRDFVILRHRLQYENCHIICGKSVCDDSLPIRKGVIRAENNLICCAAENLPNDKNRCQFTWIIDTNLKGWIPQKVVDTSMTNALKIFMKDVRQYVAERGPPFPSTSKIL